A single Mangrovimonas sp. YM274 DNA region contains:
- the asnB gene encoding asparagine synthase (glutamine-hydrolyzing), translating into MCGIYGATIDYSRAQIEQKLLRTQFRGPDKMGIEVYKIEGSLLALGHNRLSIIDLDSRSNQPFTYLNRLHIVFNGEIYNFQSLKLQLSRKGYEFKTTSDTEVICAAYLEYGEDCVSHFNGMFAFVIYDEKTQLLFGARDRLGQKPLYYYHNGKDFEFASQISSIQLFHKNLSISLESINLYFRLGNIPDPYSIFNEVKKLKAGFSFVYNIHSGKFKVKQYWDIPQKSNNLFTGSYKEAKEQLSLLLMDAVKLRLFADVPLGVFLSGGIDSSLITTLATKVCDSKINTFSVKFNESSFDESKYALKVAERLGTNHTEIECSFNEGQDMIQNFNYYYDEPFADSSAIPSMLLAKYTKQNVTVALSGDAGDESFLGYQRYDWAKYGEMAMHFPYFFRRFAADMLAIVPNYRFKILSNYLKLPNVNTAYLNSMTQTSLPVSFNHSPIRIEEEKYIFNKNKPLLERISDFDLKTYLNWDINTKVDRASMAYSLEVRSPFLDYRIVEFAKSLPVAFKYKNGNKKHILKDLLYEDLPKEIFHRPKSGFTMPFSHWFRNSLKDYVLDELNENGLKAIPNLNIKETQEIIQQHMDGSWNRYPMIWSLLVLKQWLSDNGKGISIK; encoded by the coding sequence ATGTGTGGTATATACGGGGCAACTATTGATTACTCAAGAGCTCAAATTGAGCAGAAACTACTGAGAACACAATTTCGAGGACCGGATAAAATGGGAATTGAAGTATACAAAATTGAAGGCTCTCTCCTAGCCCTAGGCCACAATAGGTTGTCAATTATAGATCTGGATTCTAGATCCAATCAGCCATTCACTTACCTTAATCGGCTACATATTGTTTTCAATGGAGAAATCTATAATTTCCAATCTCTCAAGTTACAATTATCTCGAAAAGGATATGAATTCAAAACAACCAGTGATACGGAAGTTATTTGCGCTGCGTATTTGGAATATGGAGAAGATTGTGTTTCTCATTTTAATGGCATGTTTGCTTTTGTAATATATGATGAAAAAACTCAATTATTATTTGGAGCGAGAGATCGATTAGGCCAAAAACCGCTATATTATTATCATAATGGCAAGGATTTTGAATTTGCCAGTCAAATTTCCTCGATCCAACTTTTCCATAAAAACTTATCCATTTCATTAGAGTCTATAAATCTTTATTTTCGATTGGGAAATATACCTGATCCATACTCTATTTTTAATGAGGTTAAAAAGCTTAAGGCGGGTTTTTCATTTGTATACAATATACATTCTGGCAAATTTAAGGTTAAACAATATTGGGATATTCCTCAGAAGTCAAACAATTTATTCACTGGCTCCTATAAAGAGGCTAAAGAACAACTCTCGTTGCTTTTAATGGATGCAGTAAAACTTAGATTATTTGCAGATGTACCCCTTGGGGTTTTCCTGTCCGGCGGTATAGATTCTTCCTTGATAACAACTTTGGCTACAAAAGTTTGCGATTCAAAAATCAATACTTTTTCAGTAAAATTTAATGAAAGTAGTTTTGACGAAAGCAAATATGCACTAAAAGTAGCAGAACGTTTGGGAACAAACCATACCGAAATAGAATGTAGTTTTAATGAAGGGCAAGATATGATCCAAAATTTTAACTATTATTATGATGAACCCTTTGCGGATTCATCGGCCATACCCTCTATGTTATTAGCCAAATACACCAAACAAAATGTTACTGTAGCTTTATCAGGTGATGCCGGTGATGAAAGTTTCTTAGGGTATCAAAGGTATGACTGGGCCAAATATGGAGAAATGGCAATGCATTTCCCTTACTTTTTTAGACGTTTCGCTGCAGATATGCTGGCCATTGTTCCTAACTATAGATTTAAAATCCTTTCTAATTACCTAAAACTACCTAATGTTAATACTGCCTATTTGAACTCAATGACTCAAACAAGCTTACCTGTATCATTCAACCACTCCCCAATTAGGATAGAAGAAGAAAAATATATTTTCAATAAAAATAAACCACTATTAGAGCGCATTTCAGACTTTGACCTTAAAACCTATTTAAATTGGGATATTAATACCAAAGTAGATAGAGCTTCCATGGCATATTCCTTAGAAGTAAGATCGCCTTTTCTTGATTACAGAATTGTTGAATTTGCCAAATCTCTTCCGGTAGCTTTTAAATATAAAAATGGAAACAAAAAACATATTTTAAAGGATTTATTATATGAGGATTTGCCTAAAGAAATTTTTCACAGACCTAAATCTGGGTTTACAATGCCATTTTCTCATTGGTTTAGGAACAGTTTGAAAGATTATGTTTTGGACGAGCTTAACGAGAATGGTTTGAAAGCAATTCCTAACCTTAATATCAAGGAAACACAAGAAATAATCCAACAACATATGGATGGGTCTTGGAACAGGTACCCAATGATATGGTCTCTACTGGTTTTAAAACAATGGTTAAGTGATAATGGCAAAGGGATTTCTATTAAATAA
- a CDS encoding glycosyltransferase, giving the protein MTIVHISSSLGGGGAEQMVFQLAKQSNAITKTVVISISEVNTLEHKFNDENIEVHFLNITSFKNRTLFLGLKKTHDIVNGLPDVVFHCHQFHGGLFGMLYNIWYSRIPIVYTMHTNQVSSFVRRACLYVSKPLRKRDIIFSENSKKWYLKNNEIIPNGVDFKLLSLNKQRKYDSSQPFVFLFLGRLSPPKNPLALPYFAKKLKENGFFNFIIHVIGEGSLREQLWEEISKNNLKEHFKLFGFQKDVKQFLEHSQSLILPSLWEGMPMAVIEAAANKLPVIATPVGSVPDFLNEHNAYVSNLESFSEAMIHVMKNYSEALSKSELLYKEIKTIFSIESVHNKHFDVYRSVR; this is encoded by the coding sequence ACACATATCAAGCAGTTTAGGTGGTGGCGGTGCTGAGCAAATGGTATTCCAATTAGCGAAACAAAGCAATGCAATTACAAAAACTGTGGTAATTTCAATTTCCGAAGTCAACACATTAGAGCATAAATTCAATGATGAGAATATTGAAGTCCATTTTTTAAACATAACTTCTTTCAAAAACCGTACATTGTTCCTGGGGTTAAAAAAAACACATGATATAGTGAATGGTTTGCCCGATGTTGTGTTTCACTGTCATCAATTTCATGGGGGACTCTTTGGTATGCTATACAATATTTGGTATTCAAGAATTCCAATTGTTTACACAATGCACACCAACCAAGTATCATCTTTTGTCAGAAGAGCATGTTTATATGTATCTAAACCCCTAAGAAAAAGGGATATCATATTTAGCGAGAATTCTAAAAAGTGGTATTTAAAAAACAATGAGATTATTCCGAATGGAGTGGATTTTAAACTCCTATCATTAAATAAGCAACGAAAATATGATTCTAGCCAACCTTTTGTGTTTTTATTTTTAGGGAGGTTGAGCCCCCCCAAAAACCCTTTAGCTTTACCTTATTTTGCTAAAAAATTAAAAGAAAATGGTTTTTTTAATTTTATCATACACGTAATTGGTGAAGGCAGTTTAAGGGAGCAACTTTGGGAAGAAATATCAAAAAACAATTTGAAAGAGCATTTTAAATTATTTGGTTTTCAAAAGGATGTTAAACAATTTTTAGAGCATTCACAAAGCTTGATTCTTCCATCTCTATGGGAAGGAATGCCAATGGCCGTAATAGAAGCTGCAGCAAATAAGCTCCCAGTAATAGCTACACCTGTAGGCAGCGTCCCCGACTTTTTAAACGAGCATAACGCATATGTTTCGAACTTGGAATCATTTTCTGAGGCCATGATTCATGTTATGAAAAATTATAGTGAAGCTTTAAGCAAATCTGAGCTTCTTTATAAGGAAATTAAAACTATCTTTAGCATTGAAAGTGTTCATAATAAGCATTTTGATGTTTATAGATCTGTTAGATAA